In Anthonomus grandis grandis chromosome 24, icAntGran1.3, whole genome shotgun sequence, a single genomic region encodes these proteins:
- the LOC126749334 gene encoding uncharacterized protein LOC126749334: MGVVCKYCEKLFSSQSNINKHIKNVHKLKASAVSYDKAVWNSKCMESACNSSFQRNEDLVIHLRTEHNMFFETEDLFFTSKKEFAEWKTSMEEQYQCNYVISAKRNKGENTEIIYYKCNRSNINKVTIKEHRQRNLKSQGTCKLNFTCTSQIKVVYKSNKCSIHWIKTHYNHKAELEHIRLSSRMKNEIAAKLVSGLSDQRVLEINRDKIGEHLKRIDLLTSKDVDNIKVKYNIEAKYGKRHPNDALSVDLWVRECQSKPPHENMVLFYKKQGEDSEDFRKMDFCLIIMNSFQELMLKKFGNNVIAVDSTHILNNYDFEMSTVMMIDDFGEGVPVAFMFSNRKDTYVYHVFFKTIMTRVGKINARTFMSDLAESLYKAWCSIMGQVRYHLICSWHVDRAWQTNLSKIRFKDKRSEIYQILKVLQSEIDEVKFEKKLVSAINIRLDDDDTKIFGSYFQLNYLKNSGHIALENQQELTQI; the protein is encoded by the exons ATGGGTGTAGTATGCaaatattgtgaaaaattattttctagtcAATCAAATATCaacaaacatataaaaaatgtacaCAAGTTAAAAGCCTCTGCAGTTTCTTATGATAAAGCAGTTTGGAATAGTAAATGCATGGAGAGCGCCTGTAATTCCTCATTTCAACGAAATGAAGATTTAGTAATTCATCTTAGAACAGAACACAATATGTTTTTTGAAACTGAAGatcttttttttacaagtaaaaaag aatttgcAGAATGGAAAACCTCAATGGAAGAGCAATACCAGTGCAATTATGTTATTTCAGCAAAAAGGAATAAGGGTGAAAAtactgaaattatttattataaatgcaACCGAAGCAATATTAACAAGGTAACAATTAAAGAGCATCgacaaagaaatttaaaaagtcaGGGTACTTGTAAATTAAACTTTACATGTACCAGCCAAATTAAAGTTGTATATAAGTCAAATAAATGTAGTATACATTGGATTAAAACACATTATAACCATAAGGCGGAGTTAGAGCATATTAGACTTTCAAGCAGAATGAAAAATGAAATTGCTGCAAAGCTAGTTAGTGGTTTATCTGATCaaag ggTCTTGGAAATAAATCGAGATAAGATTGGAGAACATCTCAAACGTATTGACCTATTAACTTCTAAAGATGTGGACAACATTAAAGTCAAGTATAATATAGAAGCCAAATATGGGAAGAGGCATCCAAATGACGCGCTTTCGGTAGATCTCTGGGTAAGGGAATGTCAGTCTAAGCCGCCCCATGAAAATATGGTGTTGTTTTATAAGAAGCAAGGTGAAGATTCTGAAGATTTCAGAAAAATGGacttttgtttaattataatgAATTCTTTTCAAGAATTAATGCTTAAAAAATTTGGTAACAATGTCATTGCAGTTGATAGcacacatattttaaataactatgaTTTTGAAATGTCTACTGTAATGATGATTGATGATTTTGGGGAAGGTGTGCCGGTTGCTTTCATGTTCTCGAACAGAAAAGACACTTATGTGTATCAtgtcttttttaaaactattatgaCAAGGGTTGGTAAAATAAATGCTAGAACATTCATGTCCGATTTAGCAGAGTCTCTTTATAAAGCCTGGTGTAGTATAATGGGACAAGTAAGATATCATTTGATCTGCTCATGGCATGTTGATAGAGCATGGCAAACAAATTTGAGCAAAATTAGGTTTAAGGATAAACGATCAGAAATATACCAGATATTGAAAGTACTGCAATCAGAAATAGATGaggtaaaatttgagaaaaaattggTTTCGGCCATAAATATTAGGTTGGATGATGATGATACAAAAATCTTTGGATCTTACtttcagttaaattatttaaaaaacagtggGCATATTGCTTTAGAAAATCAACAGGAATTAACACAAATATGA